A window of uncultured Methanoregula sp. genomic DNA:
CAGCATGCCCTCGCCGTCCGAGAGGATCGAGCAGGTGTCCACGCAGACCCGGTCGCCCATACCGACCGGCTGGATCTTTGTGACCGTGAACGGGATGAGGCCAACGGTCCCGGTTGTTGCCTTGAGGAGACCGGCAACGGATTTCACCATCGCGGGATCGTCGGTCTTGAGGAGAATGCCGTGCACGCCTTTTTCCAGAACATGGATGGCCATCTTCGCTTCCTCGAGGTTTTTGACCCGGGCTATGATCCTGTCGGACTGGGCCACCAGGTTCTCGAGCGGGATGACGGTCCAATCGCTCGTTGTCACGATCACGATCTGGTTTTTTCCGGCCGCTGCCGCTTTGTTTTCGCTCTCCTTGTCCGTGATGGTGACTTCGAGCACACCGGTGCCGGGCTTGATATCCCCGTCCGGTGCAACGGTCGTGATCCGGCCAAGACGCTTCACGTCCTCGGCCTTTTCAACCACGAGCGCATCGGCGCCGCTCTCGATGGCGGTTGTTGCAATATCCTTGTTCCAGGGGCGGATGTCCACCCAGAACTGCTTCATTCGTCGTGCTCCAGGGCTTTGGCGGGATCCACGTTGTGGTGCACCACCCGGCAGAGCGCGTGGACGAAGTTCTTCGTGTCCTTTCTCTGGAACGCGTTCCTGCCAACGCAGACCCCGGCGCCGCCGACCGAGACCGAGTCCCGGATGATCCTGAGCGATTCGAGATCGCCTGTCTTCTCGCCACCGGCAATGAAGACCGGCACCGAGCAGGCTTTGACGATCCTCCGGAAAGCCTCGGGGTCGCCCGGGTAATTGGTCTTGATCATGTCCGCGCCCAGCTCCTCGGCAACCCGGACCGCGTGGCCCACCGACTGCGGCGAGAACGGGTCGATGCCCTTGCCCCGCGGGTAGATCATGGTGAGGAGCGGCATGCCCCAGCGGGTGCAGTCGCGGGCAACCTTGGCCCCGATCTCGAGCATCTTGGACTCGTTGGGTGCCCCGAGGTTGATGTGGATCGAGACCGCGTCGGCCCCAAGAGCAATGGCTTCCTCGACCGTGCAGACCTGGACTTTGTCGTTCGGGTCCGGGTTCAACGACGTGCTGCCCGAGAGGTGGATGAAGAGGCCGATGTCCCGGCCATGCTTCCGGTGGCCGCGCTTGACGAGGCCCTTGTGGAGGATGATCGCGTTGGCGCCGCCGTTGCTGACATCCGAGATGACCTGCGTCATGTCGAGGAGGCCGTCGATCTGCCCCATCGAGAAGCCGTGATCCATCGGCACGATGACCGATCTTCCCGTGTTCCTGTCCATAATCCGTTCGATCCTGATATCCTTGCCAATCATGATTCCACCTCAGTTAAGCCCCGAGAATTTCCAGAGCCTCTTCAACGCTCCTGTTCTTGTGCACGATACACGCCGCTGCCCGGACAAACTTGTCGGGGGTCCGGTGCTGGAACGCGTTCCGCCCGATCGAGATCCCCGCAGCCCCTCCCGCCATCGCGCCTTCAATCAGTTCCAATGTTGTGCGGTCATCGGTCTTTGAACCTCCGGCAACAACCACCGGCACCGGGCAGCCCCGGGTCACTTCGCGGAAGGACTCGGGATCGCCCGTGTACACGGTCTTGACGATATCGGCCCCGAGCTCGGCTGCCACCCGGGTCGCGAGCTTGACCTGGTCGAGATCGTTGGCCTTTGCAATGTTCTTGCCCCGCGGGTACATCATCGCAAGGAGCGGCATGCCCCATTCCATGCATTCCACGGCAACGGCGCCCAGGTCCTGGAGCATCCGGGCTTCCTCTTCGGCGCCGATGTTCACGTGCATCGAGACCCCGTCGGCTCCCATCTTCAGCGCATTCTGCACCGTATTGACAAGCACCTTCGAGTTCGGGTCCGGCGCAAGTTTCGTGCTCGCGGACAGGTGCAGGATCAGGCCCACGTCCCTGCCGCCCTGCCGGTGCCCGTGGAGTGCAAGGCCCACGTGGCCGATCACCGCATTGGCCCCGCCGTCCGCCACCAGGTTGACGGACTGGCCCATGTCGATGAGCCCCGCAATCGGGCCGTCACTGACGCCGTGATCCATCGGGACGATGATCGTTTTCTTCGTATTCCGGTTCATGATTCTTTCAAGACGAATTTCCTTTCCTCTCATAGTAACAACAACACCTCCCCCTGCATTCACACAACAATCTGGTGCAAACCAAGGGGCTTAACGATACCAGTAGTAAAACCGGTAATAAAAGCTAAAGAAGCTAAAAAAGCCGAAGACGCGGGACCAGACGGTACCGTCACCAGGCGATAATTCAGAAACGGTTCTTACATTGCGGGCGGGTGCTCTAGAGATAAAGACATTCACGGGCAAAAAAACCCTCACGAATGCTGTGGCACTCTTCCTGCATACTTACTGGTTGGAGGTTTTCGTATATAAGGTTGTGTGCTAGTGTGTAGCATGGTGCGGTGTAGGTAAAATGTATTAAATGACTTTTAATTAAATGTGAAATTGAAATCTCGGATTGTACCCTGTTGCTGTTTGTCGAATTTTAACTGCTGATGCAGTATATGATAACGTTTCGCGAAAAAGTAGTTCGATTTCATAATCAGGAGTTTTCTTTTGTCGTAACTTTCCTATTCTGCTTAATTCACCATGTATTTTCGATAAATGTAGTGCAATGTCAATGACTTGCTTATTAAACGAATTGGGATATTGCGTCGCGTCATTATTTTCGATCATAAAAAATATCGCATTATAATAATGTTTATCACCCGATTGGAATTGATTTAATTTATACCATTCAGTTTTTGTGTAGTCTCCCGATTTTTGCTTTTTTGATAATAAATTTTCAAAAATTATTGATCTAATTCCAATTAGCAATTTCATATCTTTAAATTGCTTACTTTCCCAATCATGAATTATATCATCAAAATCGCTTAAATAGTCAGGATATAAACAACTTAAAATCGTGCGAATTGTTTTTTTATTTTCTGGGAAATTATCTTTTTGATATTGATCGAAAATCACTGTTGAAGGAATGTTCTTAACGTTTGCTATTATTGTGAACAGGCCATCTCTAACATTTCCTGAAGAATCGGCCATTGTGCTTCCACTAGCCGCTAATAAGGAAACAGGAGAAACAATACTCCCCAAATCAATTTGGTATTGCTCAAGGGATCCTTCTAACGTGCAATCGGATACATATTTTGTCACAAATGATTTCCAGTGTGTTTCATCAGTTTTTAATAAGAATTCTCGATTACTTTTCAGTACATCCGTTTTAATCGTAGATGCATCTGATATATCTGCAATACCCTCAGAAATGAATTTACTTTGTTCAGTGATTTCCTGAATTGTTTTTTTAATTTTGTCTGTTTTTTTGATTATTGAAGGTAAAACTCGTTGCTCATAATCAGTTAAAATTTTTTCTCTCTCTATAACTGTTGTCATTAATTCCACTTCAATTACGATTTATATAATAATTTAATATTCTTGTATTTGAGATTTTTTAATACCAATTTCAGTATCACTACCGCTGGACTTATTTGATGTGACAGTTTATTACTAAAATTTCGGGATAGACAGAAAAGTCGCGTTTGGATTAATCATATATTATGAGTTTCTTACCTTCAAATATGAAACGAATAAAAGTAAAAAATTGTCATTTTCGCGAAAAAAATAAATCAATTATCCCGATAGTAATAATAAAAAATTCAATTGCAATTACGATCCAATTTTGCAGTGTAATTACTGATAGTATTAGCAGAAATATTGTAAAAATTGTTATACATAATACAAATGATTGAATTTTCGCTCCAAATTTCTCAATTATTTTTCCTACTATCTCCTTGAAATGATTTTTAAATGTGATTATCAAACATCTTTTTAATTCTTTATTATTTTGCGTTCTAATAAAATTAGGAACACATGTTGGAAGGTTCTGACATGCAGTAAACAAGAAAATTTGGTAAAGATTTGGAAACCATTTTTTAAAAATTGTAAAAAAGAATAATACCGAAAGGGAAGACTTATTTTTTAGAGAATTGTTCCAAATATTTGCGACAAAAATTTTTTCATTTGTCGTGTAATCTTTCTCCAACTGCTTCGGAGTGATAATTAAACGTCGCATGATTGTTTTCTCTAAATCTCTTCGAAAAATTAATGAATCTTTCACACGATGAAGCAATATTACACCCAAAAAAACTACCAATGCAATAACACTAATAAATGAAATAATAATTTCAACTATTCCGGATAATTTAAATCCAAATAAAATAACAAGTCCAAAACCAAGAAAACCTGATAAAAGGAGAATACCAAATAGAATATTATTAATTATGTTGTTAAAAGC
This region includes:
- a CDS encoding 3-dehydroquinate synthase II; translation: MKQFWVDIRPWNKDIATTAIESGADALVVEKAEDVKRLGRITTVAPDGDIKPGTGVLEVTITDKESENKAAAAGKNQIVIVTTSDWTVIPLENLVAQSDRIIARVKNLEEAKMAIHVLEKGVHGILLKTDDPAMVKSVAGLLKATTGTVGLIPFTVTKIQPVGMGDRVCVDTCSILSDGEGMLMGNTSSAMLLVHAETLENPYVAPRPFRVNAGAVHAYILLPDGKTAYLSDLAIGGEVMVADAKGKAHSAIIGRTKIERRPLLLVEATAGKSKVSLILQNAETIRLVKEDGSAISVVALAPGDKVMGCALEGGRHFGMAVKETIREK
- a CDS encoding 2-amino-3,7-dideoxy-D-threo-hept-6-ulosonate synthase, with the translated sequence MIGKDIRIERIMDRNTGRSVIVPMDHGFSMGQIDGLLDMTQVISDVSNGGANAIILHKGLVKRGHRKHGRDIGLFIHLSGSTSLNPDPNDKVQVCTVEEAIALGADAVSIHINLGAPNESKMLEIGAKVARDCTRWGMPLLTMIYPRGKGIDPFSPQSVGHAVRVAEELGADMIKTNYPGDPEAFRRIVKACSVPVFIAGGEKTGDLESLRIIRDSVSVGGAGVCVGRNAFQRKDTKNFVHALCRVVHHNVDPAKALEHDE
- a CDS encoding 2-amino-3,7-dideoxy-D-threo-hept-6-ulosonate synthase — protein: MRGKEIRLERIMNRNTKKTIIVPMDHGVSDGPIAGLIDMGQSVNLVADGGANAVIGHVGLALHGHRQGGRDVGLILHLSASTKLAPDPNSKVLVNTVQNALKMGADGVSMHVNIGAEEEARMLQDLGAVAVECMEWGMPLLAMMYPRGKNIAKANDLDQVKLATRVAAELGADIVKTVYTGDPESFREVTRGCPVPVVVAGGSKTDDRTTLELIEGAMAGGAAGISIGRNAFQHRTPDKFVRAAACIVHKNRSVEEALEILGA